One genomic region from Epinephelus fuscoguttatus linkage group LG8, E.fuscoguttatus.final_Chr_v1 encodes:
- the LOC125893431 gene encoding lysophosphatidylcholine acyltransferase 1 — translation MRLPRHFAMEGDGKKMDQAPPFRNPFVHVLKFTPLEKAKIALMTVTLFPIRLLIAAFMMLLAWPFAFLASVGRSETTVEPQCLWRRVVDIILKIIMRVMWFAGGFHWMTVKGRRALPAEAPILTLAPHSSYFDAIPVTMTMASIVMKAESKDIPLWGTLIKYIRPVFVSRSDQDSRKKTVEEIKRRAHSGGEWPQIMIFPEGTCTNRSCLITFKPGAFIPAVPVQPVVIRYPNKLDSITWTWQGPGAFEILWLTLCQLHNEFEVEFLPIYTPSEEEKKNPALFAINVRRVMAKALGVPITDYSFEDCQLAMAEGQLRLPVDTCLLEFAKLVRRLGLKPRNTEKVLQDYGNRARKLEGQKLDLDAFAQFLDVPVSEMLRDMFALFDEHEDNCMDIREYVIALSVVCRPAKTLETMKLAFKMFEAEEDGAITEMELAVILKTALGVTHLSVSRLFTAIDPEDKGKITFDNFRCFVEQHPDFAKEYLYTENAGLHSHQTNPSLSSQDLQGTATTKTANGICPDFSPNDHDGTIDGLLKKHN, via the exons ATTGCATTAATGACAGTCACACTGTTCCCCATCCGTCTACTCATAGCTGCATTCATGATGCTGTTGGCTTGGCCTTTTGCCTTCCTGGCCTCAGTAGGGCGCTCAGAGACCACCGTCGAACCCCAGTGCCTCTGGAGGAG AGTGGTGGACATAATTCTGAAGATCATCATGCGGGTCATGTGGTTTGCGGGGGGTTTCCATTGGATGACCGTGAAAGGACGAAGGGCACTGCCCGCAGAGGCACCCATCCTCACCCTGGCGCCCCACTCGTCTTACTTTGACGCCATCCCAGTCACTATGACAATGGCCTCAATTGTCATGAAGGCCGAGAGCAAGGATATACCTCTCTGGGGCA CTTTGATTAAGTACATCAGGCCAGTGTTTGTATCACGGTCAGACCAGGACTCAAGAAAAAagactgtggaggagatcaaACGCAGAGCCCACTCTGGAGGGGAATGGCCTCAG ATTATGATATTTCCAGAGGGAACATGCACCAATAGATCCTGCTTAATCACCTTTAAGCCAG GGGCCTTCATCCCAGCTGTACCAGTGCAACCTGTCGTGATTCGTTACCCTAACAAACTG GACTCAATCACATGGACGTGGCAAGGACCTGGAGC GTTTGAAATCTTGTGGCTGACACTCTGCCAGTTGCACAACGAGTTTGAGGTCGAG TTCCTCCCCATCTACACACcctcagaggaggagaaaaagaaccCTGCTCTCTTTGCTATTAACGTGAGGCGTGTCATGGCCAA AGCCCTGGGGGTACCCATCACAGACTATTCATTTGAAGACTGCCAGCTGGCCATGGCAGAAGGCCAGCTGAGACTGCCAGTCGACACCTGTCTGCTGGAGTTTGCCAAGCTCGTCAGGAGACTGGG GCTGAAACCCAGGAACACTGAGAAGGTTCTGCAGGATTATGGAAACAGAGCCAGGAAGCTGGAAGGTCAGAAGCTGGACTTGGACGCCTTTGCTCAGTTCCTCGATGTGCCAGTGTCAGAGATGCTGCGAGACATGTTCGCTCTTTTTGATGAG CACGAAGATAACTGCATGGATATCAGAGAATACGTGATAGCCTTATCTGTCGTATGCAGACCTGCCAAAACTCTGGAAACGATGAAATTGGCCTTCAAG ATGTTTGAGGCAGAGGAGGACGGCGCCATCACAGAGATGGAGTTGGCAGTTATCCTGAAGACAGCTTTAGGGGTGACTCACCTCAGCGTGTCACGTCTGTTTACCGCCATCGATCCTGAAGACAAAGGGAAGATCACATTCG ATAACTTCAGATGCTTCGTGGAGCAGCACCCAGACTTTGCTAAAGAGTACCTGTACACAGAAAACGcaggcctccacagtcaccagacaaATCCCAGCCTGTCTTCCCAGGACCTGCAAGGCACTGCCACCACCAAAACAGCTAACGGTATCTGCCCCGACTTCAGCCCCAACGACCATGACGGCACAATAGATGGACTCCTCAAGAAACACAACTGA